Genomic DNA from Edaphobacter lichenicola:
TGAGCAGCAGACGCCGGAGGAGGCTCGGTCAGAGAGAGCGGAGATGATGGCGCGGTTTGTGCCAATGGCGGAGTATGCCGATGTGAGGGTGGCGAATCGGATGATTGCTGTTGGTGAGATCGCTGCTCGGGCGATCGCTGGGGCGGGGCGCGAGATTGGTGTGCGGGTTTTTACGCCGGAAGGGGGTGGGGTGTCTCCGGTGGTGGTGTTCTTTCATGGTGGTGGGTGGGTGGCGGGGACGGTTGAGACACATGATCCCTACTGCCGGGCGCTGGCGAAGGAGGCTGGAGTGGTGGTGGTGTCGGTGAACTTCAGGCTGGCTCCGGAGCATAAGTTTCCGGCGGGGCTGGAGGATTGCCTGGCCGTGACGGAGTGGGTGCTGGATCATGCCGGGGAGCTGGGTGGGGACGGTTCGCGGGTGATGGTGGGGGGCGATAGCGCCGGGGGGACACTGGCTACGGTGGTGGCTTTGCTGCTGCGGGATCGCGGGAGGGGAGGACTGGCGGGGCAGATTCTGCTTTACCCGGCTGCGGATTACTATGATCCGCCGACGGCCTCGTACCTGGAGAATGCCGAGGGGTATGGACTGACGCGGAAGGGGATGATCTGGTTTTGGGATCACTATTTGAATGACAAGAGTGAGGCGGCGGACTTTCGGGTGTCGCCGCTGCTGGCGGGTTCGCTGGCGGGGTTGCCAAGGGCTTTTGTGGTGACGGCGGAGTATGACGTGCTTCGGGATGAGGGGCAGGCTTACGCTCGGCGGATGGTGACTGATGGGGTGGATGTGACCCATGTGTTTGCGGAGGGGATGAACCATGGGTTCGCGGCTTCGGCGAATGAGTTTCCGTTTTTGCCGCAGGCGAAGGAGATGCTGCGGAGGGTGGCGGAGTGGGTGAAAGCGGGGTAGATTAGCTGGGCTTCTTTGGGTTCCACTTTTTGCGCGTGGGTGCATCGGTTGACGCGGGCGACGTTGCCGTTTCGGTAGACACCGTAGGGATCGGTTCCGAGGCAGGCGTCGGAGTGGCGGATTTTGGCTGCCACTTTTTGCGTTCGGGTGCTATGGCTTCAGGATTTGGACTGGTTGCGGAAACTGGCGCGGCTGCACGTGCGGGGGTGGTTTGCGCGATAGGGGTAACTTCGGAGAACGTGCCCGGACCGATCTGCTCGGGTAGAGTACCTGCTGACTTGGGCTGCCACTTTTTACGTTCTGGCGCGGGAGAAGTTCGAATGGCTTCTGTTGCAGAAGCCTGTTCTGTGAGTTGAGCCGCGATGGGGGGATTCTGCGCGGGCTGAGTCGGCGCGGCTGATTTGGGTTGCCACTTTCTGCGTTCGACGGGAGGCTCGGCGGGGGTGGCGGCTGGAGGAGCTTCGGTTGGGAGGGTTTCGACTGCAGGAGGCTGCGCTGGCGTGGCAGTCACAGGTTCGAGGTTGGGTTGGGGTGCGGCTGATGCTGCGGGCTGCGGGATCGGCGCGGCGGTGAGACCTTTGCTGCGGCGGACGCCTTCGAGGAGGAGCTCGGCTACGTCTTTGATCGCGATGTCTTCGGAGTCGGCTTTGGTGGGGGTGCTGCCGAGCATGCTCTTGCAGAAGGGACAGCCTACGGCGAGGATCTTTTCTCCTGCGGCGGGGGCGAGGGTCTTCTGGGCTTCGCGGAAGCGGTTGTCGGAGATGCGCTGGTTCCCTTCTTCCTCCTCTTTCCAGAACTGGGCTCCGCCGGCTCCGCAGCAGAAGGAGTTTTCGCGGTTGCGGGGGAGTTCGGGGGTGGAGTTCGAGAGGATGTTGAGGAGGTTGCGGGGGGCTTCGTAGACTCCGTTGTGGCGGCCGAGGTAGCAGGGGTCGTGATAGGTGATGGTCGCGTCGCTGGGCGTGGCGGTGAGTTTCTTTGTGGCTACGAGTGTCTCAAGGTACTCGGTGTGGTGGAGGACCTTGTAGTCGCCGCCGATCTGCTTGTACTCGTGGCCGATGGAGTTCATGCAGTGTGGGCAGCTGGCTACGATGAGTTTGGGCTGGATGGTGTTGAGGGTGGAGACGTTTTTGTCGGCCAGCTGGCGGTAGAGGTACTCGTTGCCGGCGCGGCGGGCGCTGTCTCCGGTGCAGCACTCTTTTTTGCCGAGGACGGCGAAGTTGACCTCGGCGTGGATGAGGAGCTCGACGAAGGCGCGGGCGGTCTTCTGGGCCTGGGGGTCGTAGCTGGCGGCGCAGCCTACCCAGTAGAGGACGTCGGGGGTGGGGTTTTCGTCGGTGGTTTTGACGTTGAGGCCGTCGGCCCAGGCGAGGCGCTGCTCGTGGTTGATGCCCCAGGGATTTTGGGCTCGCTCCATGCCGCGGAAGGCGGATTGGAGCTGGCTGGGGAACTCGCCTTCGATCATGACCTGGTTGCGCCGGATGTCGATGATGTCGAGCATCTGCTCGTTTTGGGTGGGGCAGACCTCCATGCAGGCTCCGCAGGTGGTGCAGGCCCATGCAGCTTCGGGCGAGAGCGCGAACTGGAGGAGCGGACGCGGGCTGGGGGAGTTTTTTTCGAAGGGCGCGGAGGTGAAGGCGAAGGGGCTTCGCTGGGCGGCGAGGTCGTTGAGCTCCATGCGCTTGTTGATCTCGAGCGCGGCGGGAGAGAGGGATTTGCCGGTGGCGGTGGCGGGGCAGACGTCCTGGCAGCGGTTGCACTGGATGCAGGCGTAGGCGTCGAGGAGGCGGGGCCAGGCTAGATCTTCGAGCTTGGCGGCGCCGATGGTTTGGGGATTGGTCTCGGTTTCTGTCTCGGCTTCGGTTTCGAGGTTGAGGGCTGCTAGAGGCAGGACGCCGGAGGAGGGTTCGCGGGCAACGAGGTACTTTGCCGGAGCCATGAAGATGTGGATGTGTTTGGTGTAGGGGAAGTAGGCGAGGAAGGCCAGAACACTACCGAGGGCTCCCCAGTAGCCGAAGATGCGGAAGGCTTCGGCGTTGGCGGGGGTGAAGAGGTGGGAGAGCAGAGTGGCAAAGGGCTGGAGCGGATCCGGACCTTCGGCGGCGATCTTCGCTCCGGCTCCGATGGCTCGGCTGCCGACGTGAAAGAGGATGAAGGCGGAGACGATGAGGGAGTCGCGGGTGATCTTTTGATGCTTGACGTCTTTGTGGAGGAGGGTGCGCGGGTTGAAGCGGAAGTCGGTGCGGCTGGGGAGGGCGAAGCGGCGGATGACCAGCGCGATGACGCCGAGGAGGACGAGGAAGCTCAGGAGGTCGGCGAGGAAGCTATAGGTTGCGACTACGATGATGATGGCATAGAGCGCACCGATGCGATTTGAAGAAAGGCCGTTAATTGTCAGGAAAGGAAGGTAGCCTTCGGCGGCGTCGACTAAGTTGACGAGGCCGTAGAAGACGAAGCCGTAGAAGATGAAGGAGTGGAAGAGGCCGATGGTGGGGCGCTTCTTGAAGGTGCGCTGCTGGGTGAGCGTGGTGATGAGGGCGTAGACGAGGCGGCGGGGGAGATGGTTGAAGCGGAGTTCGGGGTCGCGCGTGCCGCGATGAATGCGGAGGTAGAGGCGATAGAAGCCCCACAGGCCCAACGTGAGGGTGGCGGCGGCGAAGAGGAGGAAGGCGATCTGCTGGGGGAATGGAAGCATTGGGCTTGAGCCGCTAGTCTAGTGCTTGTGATGACGGTCTGAATTGAGTCTTTCTAATGAGCCGTTGGTCTTTCCATGCGTTTCTACGAATCGCGAATGAGGAAGACATACCCCAGGGGCTAAAGCCCCACGTTAGCGGCGAATTGAGAGACCCAAGGCTAGAGCCTTGGGGTACCTAGATGCAAAAACGTTGATTCCTGAGATAACTCCTCGTGTTGATGGATCGCCATCCCGCGCTGCCTCTTTGAACAGTTATTTTTTGAGTTCGATGAGGATGGCGGGGACTAGCTGGGTTACGTCGCCGATGATGCCGTAGTCGGCGATTTTGAAGATGGGGGCTTCGGCGTCGCGGTTGATGGCGACGATGGTTTTGCTCTTGTTCATTCCAGAGAGGTGTTGGACCGCGCCGGAGATGCCGATGGCGATGTAGGTCTTGGGCTGTACGGTTTTTCCGGTCTGGCCGACTTGTTCGGAGTAGGGGCGCCAGCCTGCATCAACGATGGCGCGGGTGGCTCCGACTGCGGCGCCGAGCTGATCGGCGAGGGCTTCGACGTATTGGGTGAAGCCTTCGGCGCTGCCGACGCCGCGGCCGCCGGAGACGACGATCTCGGCTTCGGCGAGCGAGATGCGGGAGCTGCGCTCGGCGGTTTTGCCGGTGACCTTGAGGCGCGGCGTGGGGAGGTTGAGGTCTACGTCGAACTGCTCTCCTGCTTCGGCTCGTGGAGTTGCGGGATTGAAGACGCCGGGTTTGACGGCGACTACGGCGATGGGCGCGGTGGTTTCGATGGTCTCGGTGACGCGGGCCAGGAAGGTGTAACGCTGGGAGGTGATGGTTTCACCGGTGGCTTTGAGGGTGATGACGTCTTCGAGCAGAGGCGCGTCAAGTTTGATGGCTACGCGTGGGCTGTACTCGCGACCGCTGCGGCTGCCGCCGATGAGGACGAGAGAGGCTTCGCCTTCGGTGGCGATCTGCGCGACAGCGGCGGACCAGAGCTCAGGGTCGTACTGGGCGAGCGCGGGTAGATCGGCGACTAGAACCTGATCGACGGCTTTGGCTACTTCAGCGGCGATGGGTGCTATGTTGCTGCCAAGAACTAACGCGGTGACGGGGGCTTCGCGGCCTGATTCGCGTGCGGCGGTGATCATCTCCCAGGTGCTCTTGCTTACTTTGCCGTTGGCATACTCCACGACGACGAGAATCATGCGATCACCCTTGCTTCGTTGCGGAGAAGATCTACGAGTTGCGCGGCGGCAGCGGGGGCGTCTTTGCCATCGAGGATTTTGTTGAGGCGGTTTTTGACCTGAATCTCGGCGCTGACGAACTTGAGCTTTGGCATTACGTCGAACTGGTCGAGGGACTCTTTGCGCAGCTCTTTCTTCTTCGACTTCATGATGTTGGGGAGCGTGGGATAGCGCGGCTCATTGAGCCCCTGCTGGGTGGTGACGACGGCGGGAAGCTCGAGCGTGAAGGACTCGCTGCCTTCGTCGGCGTCGTGCTTGCCGGTGAGGGTGGTGCCTTTGAGTTCGAGGGCGCTGGTCCAGGTGACCTGCGGCCAGTGGAGGCGCTCGGCGGTGGCGGCGGCGAGGGCGTGCGAGTCCCAGTCGGCCTGCTGGCCGCCGGAGAGGATGAGGGTTGCCTGTTCCTGCGTGGCGAGCTGGGCGAGGACTTTGCTGAGGGCGATGGCGTCGAGGCGGATGTCAGTTTCGACGTGGATGGCGCGATCGGCGCCGATGGCGAGGGCGGTGCGGAGGGCATCCTGCACGCGGGCGGGGCCTACGGCGACGGCGACGATCTCGGCTTCGATGCCGCTCTCGCGGAGGCGCAGAGCCTCTTCGACGCCGTACTCGTCCATGGTGTCCATGACGAGCTTGCTGTTTTCGAGCGCGACGGCGTTGTTCGCGATGTGCACGCTCTCTTCGGCGTCGAGGACCTGCCGAATGTACGTCAGTATGCGCATGTCATCTCTACCTTATTCTGTGCATCGTTGGTTTGACTCTTTGGCTTGACACTTTAAAGGATCGCTTCGGGAAAAGAGGATTGCTCCGACGCGAGAAGGATACTGAATGGGCGTTCAGTTCGTCAACGCGGTGCGTTCGACGCTCTACAAATCTTCACTGCGTTTGTCCTGCCGGACGGGCTTGCTGCTTGTGTCCTGCCGGACGGGGCTCCCTGCGCGGGAGGCGGTCACTTCGTGACTTGTATACCTTTTCTGGGTGGATATGGCGGCTTTGGTCCTCCCTTCGGTCGGTGGAAGTTGCGAGTCAAACCTTTAGCCCGATCAGGCGCATGAGCTCGATGCCGTTGCTTTTGGTGACGACACCCTGCTGCAACTTGAAGTCGAAGCTCATTTTTCCGTTCTCGATCTCGTCCTGGAGATGCACGTTGTGAAGGCGGGGGTCGCGCTGCTCGCCGATGGTGGTGAGCGCTAGATCGTGAGTGCTGATGAGGCCGATGGCGCCGCTGTCGAGGAGTGCGCGTACTACGCCTTCGGCTCCGATGAGGCGGTCTTTCGAGTTTGTACCCTGAAGAAGCTCGTCGAGGAGGAAGAGGACCGGGGGATTCTTTTCGGCGAGGTCGCAGATCTGGCGGAGACGCGTGATCTCGGCGTAGAAGCGGGAGCTGCCCTCCTGGAGCGAATCGTTGATGAGGATGCTGGCGCCTATTTGTAGCGGAGTGAGTTGCAATCTTGCGGCACGGACGGGGGCGCCAGCCATCGCGAGGACGGTGTTGATGCCGACGGCGCGCATGAGCGTGCTCTTGCCGGACATGTTGGAGCCGCTGATGAGCAGGACGCGGGTTTCGCCGCAGACGCTGACGTCGTTGCGAACGCACTTTGCTGCGGCGATGAGTGGGTGACCGAGTTGTTCGGCGATGAAGCAGGGGGGAGCTGGGATGTGTTCGAGACTTGCGACGAACTCGGGGAAGGGGTCGGCGGGATGCTCGTAGGTGTAGGCGGAGAGGGAGAGGAGCGCTTCGGCTTCGCCGATTGCCGCGAGCCAGAAGCGCACTGCGGTTCCGTGGGCGCTGCGCCAGGCCTCGGCTGCGTAGGCGACCTGGACACCATAGAGGAGTGGCACGTTGAGGGCGCGCAGGATGGGGTTTTCGAGGGCGTTGATGTAGTCCACGATGGTGCGCAGGCGGGCTATGGCGTGTGAGCCGGCGAGGTGGTGCGAGGAGAGCTGCTGCTTGAGGCTCTGCAAGCGGGGGGATTCGAAGTGCTCGCGTTCGAGACGGGCGAGGAGGGATGAAAGGAGTTGGAGATCTTTGAGGGCGTGCTCGGTGGATTGAAGGACTGCGGCGGTTTGCCTGCGAATTGCGGCGGTGAGGATGGTTGCGAGGATGAGGACGAGGAAGAAGGGAGTTTTTTCTCCGCGCTCGACCCAGAAGACGGCCGAGGCTATCGATGCGAGAGAGAGGAGGAGAGAGAGCCAGCGGAGAGCCGGGTGTTTGAGCTGATTGGGCGCTTCGGCCCAATGCGTGAGAGCCTCGGCGTGGATGCCGACCTTGAGATCTTCGCCAAGGATGGCTATGTCTTCGCGGAGGTCGAGGCGGGTGCGAAGTTCGGTGAGCGCGGCGTGGCGTTGCTTGAGGTCGGCGACGGGGGATGGAGAGAGGAGCCACGTGGCGAGGGTGTCTTCGCCCATGCGGGTGCGGGCGAGCGAGAGGAGTTCGAAGAGACTGCCGGGGCCGAAGAGGTCGAGATCGGTGGCGTAGAGGCTGGCGTGGGTGTCGATGCGTTCGCTCGTCTGGCCCGTGCCCATCTGGCTCCAGCGGTCTTCGATGCGGGCAAGGCCCTTGCGGTAGAAGTCTACGGCGCGTCCGGCGCAGGCTCGACGGCGTAGCACTCTTGCGTGGAGGACAGCTAGCGCGAGGAATGCTGCGGGACCTGCCAGCAGCCACCAGGGGGAGAAGACGTCGTTGTGGAGAGAGAGCCAGGCGGCGATCAGGGTCGCGATGACTACGAGGAGGCGGAGATTTCCAAAGCGTCGATGCAGTTTTTCGAAGTGCGCGACCTGCTGCTCGCGGGCTTGCTGGCGTTGCTTGTACTCTTCTGAGGGAGAAAGATCGAACGGAGGCACAGAGGTATTATCGCTTACCTCTGCGCCACGTTCGTTGCTGGTTAGGTCGTCGCGGCGGTGGCTTCGATGGTGTTGGTGGCGGCGACTCTGGAGTACCACTTCCCTGAGTCCTTCATGAAGCGGCGCTGGGTGGGGAAGTCCACGAAGACCAT
This window encodes:
- a CDS encoding electron transfer flavoprotein subunit beta/FixA family protein — protein: MRILTYIRQVLDAEESVHIANNAVALENSKLVMDTMDEYGVEEALRLRESGIEAEIVAVAVGPARVQDALRTALAIGADRAIHVETDIRLDAIALSKVLAQLATQEQATLILSGGQQADWDSHALAAATAERLHWPQVTWTSALELKGTTLTGKHDADEGSESFTLELPAVVTTQQGLNEPRYPTLPNIMKSKKKELRKESLDQFDVMPKLKFVSAEIQVKNRLNKILDGKDAPAAAAQLVDLLRNEARVIA
- a CDS encoding alpha/beta hydrolase, translated to MPLDEKLRMILDAGQALGRPPIEQQTPEEARSERAEMMARFVPMAEYADVRVANRMIAVGEIAARAIAGAGREIGVRVFTPEGGGVSPVVVFFHGGGWVAGTVETHDPYCRALAKEAGVVVVSVNFRLAPEHKFPAGLEDCLAVTEWVLDHAGELGGDGSRVMVGGDSAGGTLATVVALLLRDRGRGGLAGQILLYPAADYYDPPTASYLENAEGYGLTRKGMIWFWDHYLNDKSEAADFRVSPLLAGSLAGLPRAFVVTAEYDVLRDEGQAYARRMVTDGVDVTHVFAEGMNHGFAASANEFPFLPQAKEMLRRVAEWVKAG
- a CDS encoding MutS-related protein; the protein is MPPFDLSPSEEYKQRQQAREQQVAHFEKLHRRFGNLRLLVVIATLIAAWLSLHNDVFSPWWLLAGPAAFLALAVLHARVLRRRACAGRAVDFYRKGLARIEDRWSQMGTGQTSERIDTHASLYATDLDLFGPGSLFELLSLARTRMGEDTLATWLLSPSPVADLKQRHAALTELRTRLDLREDIAILGEDLKVGIHAEALTHWAEAPNQLKHPALRWLSLLLSLASIASAVFWVERGEKTPFFLVLILATILTAAIRRQTAAVLQSTEHALKDLQLLSSLLARLEREHFESPRLQSLKQQLSSHHLAGSHAIARLRTIVDYINALENPILRALNVPLLYGVQVAYAAEAWRSAHGTAVRFWLAAIGEAEALLSLSAYTYEHPADPFPEFVASLEHIPAPPCFIAEQLGHPLIAAAKCVRNDVSVCGETRVLLISGSNMSGKSTLMRAVGINTVLAMAGAPVRAARLQLTPLQIGASILINDSLQEGSSRFYAEITRLRQICDLAEKNPPVLFLLDELLQGTNSKDRLIGAEGVVRALLDSGAIGLISTHDLALTTIGEQRDPRLHNVHLQDEIENGKMSFDFKLQQGVVTKSNGIELMRLIGLKV
- a CDS encoding (Fe-S)-binding protein, which produces MLPFPQQIAFLLFAAATLTLGLWGFYRLYLRIHRGTRDPELRFNHLPRRLVYALITTLTQQRTFKKRPTIGLFHSFIFYGFVFYGLVNLVDAAEGYLPFLTINGLSSNRIGALYAIIIVVATYSFLADLLSFLVLLGVIALVIRRFALPSRTDFRFNPRTLLHKDVKHQKITRDSLIVSAFILFHVGSRAIGAGAKIAAEGPDPLQPFATLLSHLFTPANAEAFRIFGYWGALGSVLAFLAYFPYTKHIHIFMAPAKYLVAREPSSGVLPLAALNLETEAETETETNPQTIGAAKLEDLAWPRLLDAYACIQCNRCQDVCPATATGKSLSPAALEINKRMELNDLAAQRSPFAFTSAPFEKNSPSPRPLLQFALSPEAAWACTTCGACMEVCPTQNEQMLDIIDIRRNQVMIEGEFPSQLQSAFRGMERAQNPWGINHEQRLAWADGLNVKTTDENPTPDVLYWVGCAASYDPQAQKTARAFVELLIHAEVNFAVLGKKECCTGDSARRAGNEYLYRQLADKNVSTLNTIQPKLIVASCPHCMNSIGHEYKQIGGDYKVLHHTEYLETLVATKKLTATPSDATITYHDPCYLGRHNGVYEAPRNLLNILSNSTPELPRNRENSFCCGAGGAQFWKEEEEGNQRISDNRFREAQKTLAPAAGEKILAVGCPFCKSMLGSTPTKADSEDIAIKDVAELLLEGVRRSKGLTAAPIPQPAASAAPQPNLEPVTATPAQPPAVETLPTEAPPAATPAEPPVERRKWQPKSAAPTQPAQNPPIAAQLTEQASATEAIRTSPAPERKKWQPKSAGTLPEQIGPGTFSEVTPIAQTTPARAAAPVSATSPNPEAIAPERKKWQPKSATPTPASEPIPTVSTETATSPASTDAPTRKKWNPKKPS
- a CDS encoding electron transfer flavoprotein subunit alpha/FixB family protein, which translates into the protein MILVVVEYANGKVSKSTWEMITAARESGREAPVTALVLGSNIAPIAAEVAKAVDQVLVADLPALAQYDPELWSAAVAQIATEGEASLVLIGGSRSGREYSPRVAIKLDAPLLEDVITLKATGETITSQRYTFLARVTETIETTAPIAVVAVKPGVFNPATPRAEAGEQFDVDLNLPTPRLKVTGKTAERSSRISLAEAEIVVSGGRGVGSAEGFTQYVEALADQLGAAVGATRAIVDAGWRPYSEQVGQTGKTVQPKTYIAIGISGAVQHLSGMNKSKTIVAINRDAEAPIFKIADYGIIGDVTQLVPAILIELKK